In Methylobacterium sp. WL1, the sequence CGAAGATCCGGGTCCTCAAGACGCCGGATGGCCGACGCCGTTCCTTTCGCGCGGCCGGCGCTGTCCGGAAGGTCCTCGTCTCGCTCGTGACCCTCGCCGTGCTCGTGCTGGCCGGGGGGCACCTCGTGAACGCGTGGTAGGAAAACCGCGGCGGGATCGGCCCTACCTGAAACGGCCAGGCTGCCTATGTCTCCGCTGCAAGGAGCCGTTCAATCCATGATCATGATCATCATCTGCTTCCTCGCGCCATGGCTCGCCATGTTCCTGCGCGGGAAGGTTCTGCAGGGCATCCTCTGCATCATCCTCCACATCACGATCATCGGCTGGATCCCGGCGACGATCTGGGCCCTGGTGGTCACCCGCAGGGAAGCCGCCTGACACGCCGCCGGCGCCGACGAGGAGGTCCGCATGCCGCCCAAGCTCACCAAGACGATCATCGGGGCCGTGGTCGCCGTCGCGCTCGCGGCGGCGGTGTCCTACGGGGTCATCAGCCAGCAGACCGCCGATCAGATCCAGACCAAGGCCAACCAGACGCTACAGACCGACCAGACCGCGCCGGGCCCGGCTCCGCAGCAGCAGACCCCGCCGCCGCCCCAGACTCCCAACCCGCAGTCTTCGAACCCGCAGTCTCCGAGCGATCCGAAGGCGTCGCCGCAGGCGCCCGCGGCCCGCCCGTAGGGAGCCGCGTCCCTCGCTCCACGACGCCGACGGGTCCCTGGGCCTGCGCCTTACTGGAGCGAGCCCGGACCCGGCGACATCGAGCGCCCGGCCTCGAGCAAGGCACGGATCTTCGCGGTGGCGTGGGCGAGGATGTCGGGGCGCGCCTCGTCGTAGGACGTTTCCGTGACGAAGCTCTGGAGCGCCTCCTCGATCCGGTCCTCGATCTCCTCCATGACCGTCAGGGCTTGCGGGCCCTCCCGGCGCAGGTAGGCATCCGCCAGGGCCAGGTAGGCCGCGCTGGCGAGTAGAAACGCGACCCCGTTGGCTTCCTGCGCCATCTCGGAGCCCGACTCCGGGCTGCCGGCTTGGTCGTCCGAGAACTCATCGATCATAAAGTCATGCTCTGCACGGAATCCCTGCCAGAGCATGTCCCAGTTATTGCGGCGCACACAGCTGCAAAGACTGCGTATCAGCTTGACCGTAAGGCGCCGAATACTACTTTTGCGTCGATGATCTCAAATAATTGCACCCTGTGGTTGCAATTGCGCGCAGGGCTCCATCGATCCGTGTCGCCGCCGAGGGCGGGCCTTACGTCCTACACGATACCGCTGCCGTCGTACGGCCACGGCCGGCCGAGATGGGCCGCGACGGTGGCCGGATCGTCGCCGACCGCCCGCACGGCGGCCGTCACAGTCTCGACGGGCACCTGAAGGCGCCGCGCCCAGTACGCAGCCGAACTCGGGTCCTCGACGTTCACGCGCTTCGGCTCTTGGGACACATCGGACATGGCAACCTCCGCCGGGAGAACCGCCCGGGAGCCCGGACGGTTCAGACGCTGGGTACGGGGCGGGACGAGCCCCGATCCGTACGGATTACCAGCCGCCGTAGAACCGGCGCGGGCCGTCGTAGCCCCCGGGGCCACGCTCGTAACCACCCCCGTGGCCGTACCCATATCCCGGACGGCCGCCATAGGGGCCCCGGGGGCCGCCATAGCCCCATCCGCGATCGTTGGGACGGCAATGACCCCACGGGTTCGGATGGAAGCCCGGACCGCAGCCGCCGGCCACGTGCTCGATCAGCCCGGCGCTGTCGGGCGGGGCGTACCCGAACGGGGCCGCCTGCGCCGCCGTGCCGGTGGCAAGTCCTGCCGCGACGATCGCGGCGATACCGAGCATCCTGGAACGCACCATGACCCGATCTCCTGAACCCGTCGGCCCGCATCTGCCGGACCGGATGACCAGAGGATGTGGCCGGCGGCCTGAACCGGTTCCGGTCGGATCGTTCATCAATCCGACGGGGACTGGATTGATCGATCGCAGGGCGGCCTTCCGGAATGACGCATCAAGACAGCGTGTTCGCCAGTCTGGCGCGCTGCGAAGACCCGTGCGGACGCGCACGGCGCCGGATCGCCGGCAGGCGTAGCAGTGTGGGTGCCGGATCCGGAACGCGGTGCGCCGCCAAGGTCCGGTCCGCCGCTTTCGACGCTCTCACCAGTATGCCCATCCGTCTGTACCGTGACAGGCTGAACCAGCTTCATTTTGGAACGGGCCGGCGGCCAAATTGTTGAAACGCCATATTCACCAGAACAGGACAACCCGGATGCGCAAGCTTGCACTCGCTTCGACGGCACTGCTCGGACTAGGCCTGCTGGCGTCGGCACCTGCCGAGGCACGCGGCTGGGGTTATGGCGGCGGCTACGGTCATGGCGGCTACGGATACCGGGGCGTCGGGTTCCGCGGCGGTTACGGCGGCTATCGTGGCTACGGCGGTTACGGCCGCGGCTACGGCTACCGTCGCGGCATCGGCCCGGGCGCAGCCATCGGCCTCGGCATCGCCGGCCTGGCCGCGGGCGCGATCGTGGCCAACAGCTACGGCGGCTACGGTGGCTACGGCTACGGAAGCCCGGTCGGTTATTACGGCGGTGGCTACGGCTACGCGCCGGCCTACGGCTACGCCCCCGCTTACGGCTACGGCGGCGGCTACGGTTACCCGGCTTACGGCTACGGCTACTGAGCCTTCCACCACCTGACGCTGGCGTTTGTCGGGGCACTCGGATTCGATCCGGGTGCCCCTTTTCGCAGGTGGAATGCACCGCACCCGAAGGCCTGAGGCCGCCCGGCCGTCGCTCCGGGCGGCGTCGTTCAGGTCAGGGTCGGATCATCGGCGGTGATGCCATCCGCCGTGCCGGCCGCCTCAGGGTGGGTGGAATCCGATGGGGCGATCGCTGCTCCAGCGGTGCCAGCGGGGGCCGTACCCGCCGACCCTGCGGTCGCCGTGGAACGTCGCTCGGACCACGACGGGTCGGGCAGTCGTTCGGTCGACGGGGCCGGGACGACCGCCTCTCGGCTTGTCCCGGCCTGCATCGGAGGCGGTTTTTTATCGATCGCGCAGGCTTCCTCGCGTGAGAGCCGCTGGGGCGAGGGATCGGTCATGTGATGGGTGCGTCTGTCCATCGCGACAACTCCCGGTTTGGCTGCGCTTTCAGCGGAGCAAGGCGCGCAGGTCGACCAGGGTGGTGATCAGCCCGATCGCAGCCAGGATGAGCATCAGCGCCAGGAACCCCACGATGATCCGGTCGAGCCAGCGATCCTCGTGGCTGCAGAACAGCGGTGGCTCTTCATCCAGCGGAGACCGTGCTTCGTCCCGGCTGCGGGGCGTGTGCTCGCGTTGCTTCCTATCCGCCATGTGAATCGTCGTGGTATCGGTCATGACGGCGCAAGATCAGGCCCACGGTCACGACCCTGACTGCTCCGACACGTAGCCG encodes:
- a CDS encoding YqaE/Pmp3 family membrane protein; protein product: MIMIIICFLAPWLAMFLRGKVLQGILCIILHITIIGWIPATIWALVVTRREAA
- a CDS encoding DUF3606 domain-containing protein, which produces MSDVSQEPKRVNVEDPSSAAYWARRLQVPVETVTAAVRAVGDDPATVAAHLGRPWPYDGSGIV